A region from the Stygiolobus caldivivus genome encodes:
- a CDS encoding glutamyl-tRNA reductase has protein sequence MNQLKLDNYYALIYTYKTIGLDKLYEHYIKDDELKQLKISDEIEVCVLQTCNRVEAYLYLHNSGDIESFLEKLDSFHKTKITKDATILQGKDVVKHLFEVASGIDSLAIGEYEILGQIKDTAEKCKRLKIARDALDLLFTSAVKTGRRVRSETDISKGKTGVYSLAIDYAIKKFGQLKGLRVAIVGAGEIGSKIAHMLKDSGATDVTIFNRTLSKALDVASRYGYKAKGLNFDDIRDYDLVFLAIYYPEKIRLEGPKLIIDLSIPNIAEGRNVVTLETLKAISNQIMEKKMTEIEKARKIIENEIEKFRKEIDTYNLNRMISLFMSRIEEIRKEEVQEAINVLVKQGSISEDTVSEIIDKMSSSLLKKVFSPVLEDIRKTPNRMEYLNYLIEVLGNGNVSDSKAEKTKKQ, from the coding sequence ATGAATCAGCTTAAATTAGATAACTATTATGCACTAATTTACACTTATAAAACAATAGGACTTGATAAGTTATATGAACATTATATAAAAGATGATGAATTAAAACAGTTAAAAATCTCTGATGAGATAGAAGTTTGCGTTTTACAAACATGTAATAGGGTAGAGGCTTACCTTTATCTACATAATTCAGGAGATATCGAGAGCTTCCTAGAGAAACTTGATTCTTTTCACAAAACCAAAATAACTAAAGATGCTACTATATTACAAGGTAAAGATGTAGTTAAGCACTTATTTGAGGTAGCGTCAGGAATAGATTCTTTAGCTATTGGAGAATATGAAATACTAGGTCAAATAAAAGATACGGCCGAGAAGTGTAAGAGGTTAAAGATAGCAAGAGATGCACTTGACTTACTTTTTACTTCCGCTGTAAAGACCGGAAGGAGAGTAAGAAGCGAAACGGATATATCTAAAGGAAAAACCGGGGTCTACTCCTTAGCTATCGACTATGCTATTAAAAAGTTTGGCCAGTTAAAAGGTTTAAGAGTAGCAATAGTCGGTGCTGGAGAAATAGGTAGTAAGATTGCGCATATGCTTAAAGACTCTGGGGCAACCGACGTTACAATATTCAATAGGACGTTAAGTAAGGCATTAGACGTAGCCAGTAGGTACGGTTACAAGGCCAAGGGACTCAACTTTGATGATATACGTGATTATGACTTAGTGTTTTTGGCGATCTATTATCCAGAAAAAATTAGGTTAGAGGGACCAAAGTTAATAATTGATTTATCTATCCCAAATATTGCTGAAGGAAGAAACGTAGTAACTCTAGAAACCCTTAAAGCTATATCAAATCAGATAATGGAGAAGAAAATGACCGAAATAGAGAAAGCTAGGAAAATAATAGAGAATGAAATAGAGAAGTTTAGAAAAGAAATAGATACTTACAACCTTAATAGGATGATATCGCTCTTTATGAGTAGAATCGAGGAGATAAGGAAGGAAGAAGTCCAAGAGGCTATAAACGTCCTGGTCAAACAGGGTTCTATTTCTGAGGACACTGTATCTGAAATCATAGACAAGATGTCTTCATCATTGTTAAAGAAAGTTTTCTCTCCGGTGTTAGAGGATATCAGAAAAACTCCTAATAGGATGGAATATTTAAACTATCTAATAGAGGTCTTAGGAAATGGTAACGTTTCCGACAGTAAGGCCGAGAAGACTAAGAAACAATAA
- the hemB gene encoding porphobilinogen synthase, whose amino-acid sequence MVTFPTVRPRRLRNNKIIRDLIAQTSINVSQLVLPIFVKENINEPEKIESMPEIFRYPPNDYLTKFVQQAYELGIRSFILFGIPSYKDDFASSAYAKDGIIQKSLGLLRQTFGDKILLIADECTDEYISHGHCGVVINKNGKAIIDNDESLEVHARIALSQAEAGADIIAPSSMMDGVVGAIRKKLDENGYRDISIMSYSVKYASTFYSPFRDAAYSKPAFGDRRGYQMDPRNSFEALKEAELDIEEGADILMVKPAHTYLDVIRIVKDNFPYYPLAAYHVSGEYSMIKAAAINGWIDERTAVLEITTAIKRAGADIIITYFAPKIAEWLKEGVPF is encoded by the coding sequence ATGGTAACGTTTCCGACAGTAAGGCCGAGAAGACTAAGAAACAATAAGATAATAAGGGATCTCATAGCTCAAACATCCATAAACGTATCTCAACTGGTCTTACCAATTTTCGTAAAAGAAAATATAAATGAACCGGAAAAGATAGAAAGTATGCCTGAAATATTCAGATACCCACCAAATGATTATCTAACAAAATTTGTTCAACAGGCATATGAGTTAGGGATAAGGAGTTTTATACTATTTGGGATCCCCTCATATAAAGACGATTTTGCGTCCTCAGCTTACGCAAAAGATGGAATAATACAGAAGAGCTTAGGTCTTCTTAGACAGACCTTTGGGGACAAGATACTCCTTATAGCTGATGAGTGTACGGACGAATATATAAGTCACGGGCATTGCGGGGTTGTGATAAATAAGAACGGTAAAGCAATAATTGATAATGATGAAAGCTTAGAAGTCCACGCTAGGATAGCCCTTAGCCAGGCTGAAGCTGGAGCAGATATAATAGCACCTTCTTCAATGATGGACGGGGTAGTAGGGGCTATAAGGAAGAAACTAGATGAGAACGGTTATAGGGATATAAGCATTATGTCTTACAGCGTAAAGTACGCTTCAACTTTCTATTCTCCCTTTAGAGATGCAGCTTATTCAAAACCGGCATTTGGAGATAGAAGGGGTTACCAAATGGATCCAAGAAACTCCTTTGAGGCATTAAAAGAAGCTGAGCTAGACATAGAAGAAGGAGCAGACATTCTAATGGTTAAACCTGCACATACGTATCTTGATGTGATCAGAATTGTAAAAGATAATTTTCCGTATTACCCATTAGCAGCTTATCACGTAAGCGGGGAATATAGCATGATTAAAGCAGCAGCTATAAACGGTTGGATAGACGAAAGGACAGCTGTACTTGAGATCACTACTGCGATAAAAAGGGCAGGAGCCGACATTATTATCACCTATTTTGCACCTAAAATTGCGGAATGGCTTAAAGAGGGGGTACCTTTTTGA